In one Candidatus Delongbacteria bacterium genomic region, the following are encoded:
- a CDS encoding helix-turn-helix transcriptional regulator, with protein sequence MTIGALSSMFCRTHSATTDRSPPMRHDIQELATAIRLARIRRGLSQKELGLATGLPQSHVSRIEKGVVDAKLSTFLDLARALDLELMLIPRQQVLLAESVLGSKVQSSPGRNDAWEKSTARLIRRIRQRLATQAVSAENGKLVDQTLAELLSMVPAIPDTRQRRVLDLLREIGKVSQDPEKVSRALAELRQLSAGIMGEAPFERQPAYRLGDDE encoded by the coding sequence TTGACGATCGGTGCGTTGAGCAGTATGTTCTGCCGGACCCATTCCGCAACCACCGACCGGAGTCCGCCGATGCGCCATGATATCCAGGAGCTTGCAACCGCAATCCGGCTTGCCCGGATTCGCCGTGGACTGAGCCAGAAGGAACTTGGCCTGGCAACGGGGCTTCCGCAAAGCCATGTATCCCGAATCGAGAAAGGTGTCGTGGATGCGAAACTGTCCACATTTCTCGACCTGGCACGCGCCCTCGACCTTGAACTGATGCTGATTCCCCGTCAGCAGGTCCTGCTCGCCGAAAGCGTCCTGGGCTCCAAGGTGCAAAGCTCTCCCGGGAGGAACGATGCCTGGGAGAAGTCCACCGCCCGATTGATCCGCAGGATACGACAGCGACTGGCCACACAGGCGGTCAGCGCAGAGAATGGGAAACTTGTCGACCAGACGCTCGCTGAACTTCTGTCCATGGTGCCTGCCATTCCCGACACACGGCAGAGGCGCGTGCTGGACTTGTTGCGAGAGATCGGGAAGGTGTCCCAGGACCCCGAAAAAGTGAGCCGCGCATTGGCCGAATTGCGTCAGCTGAGTGCTGGAATCATGGGCGAGGCCCCGTTCGAGCGCCAGCCCGCCTACCGCCTGGGTGACGACGAATGA
- the dnaE gene encoding DNA polymerase III subunit alpha: protein MPEFIHLHNHSHYSLLDGAATVPQLVDKAVQLEMPALALTDHGNLFGTLDFHKTCRAKGVKPIIGCEVYVAHGSRLVKRKVPGQRNYYHMILLAKDMEGYHNLLRLVSRGYLEGFYSKPRVDRELISEYHKGLVCTSSCLAGEVNQALVNDDWTAALDTARFYRDLFGDDFYLEVQNHGIRDEDKARSRIRELSDQLMIPLVATNDVHYLEPTHVNSHDIYVRVRDQVQHDPRNLRYGTTELWFKSQQQMYDLMIGFEDACKITTEIADKCNVELDFSARQLPAFPIPADSPAQTLDEYFAQVCREGLIWRYGPNPPQGHRDRLEFEIGVIKAMGFPGYFLIVKDFIDYARQHDIRVGPGRGSAAGSMVAYATGITNIDPLEFGLLFERFLNPERVSMPDIDIDFEDKHRSEVIEYVRDKYGHDCVAQIVTFGRLKTKAVIKDVGRVLGLTFAETDHITKMIPEKLANGEAITLKNCRMQLPELNELLETDKRMAQVWQHAEVLEGLNRATGVHAAGVVITPGELAQFVPLQKVKGPKGQEDVITTQWDGQWIDEVGLLKMDFLGLRTLTIIKDTQRHLKARGIEFDIESIPRDDRRTYELFGRGDTVGVFQFESSGMQEHLKRLQPERLDDLIAMNALYRPGPMDNIPSYIDRRHGREQISYLHPILEKYLELTYGIIVYQEQVMQIGQAVGGFSLGQADELRRAMGKKIEAKMEKMKVIFFEGASAQDISEDIATKIWDLLFKFANYGFNKSHSAAYAWLAYQTGWLKANHPAEFMAAVMTNDQDDTKRVVLYIEECRKLNIRVLPPDINESESEFSVVNGDIRFGLGAIKNVGSAAIECILAARRAEGPFKSVFDLLERVDTRLTNRKVLESLIQAGALDSLEEHRASLFANVEVLLSYAQVLHEQESRNQMSLFGGGGDTETELPKPRLSDVAPWTDLDRLAREKELVGFYISGHPLEQYRDDIRSFSTSSLDKMPTLAHNSPVRACGMITECRILLTKRGKRMAMGTLEDFTGTIKFMVFEDSLPRCQALLQADAMVTMKGKLSIRDEDDVALLAEDVLPIEDMCSLLGNRLTIGIQASTFNESLMEPLERLLEQHKGQADVYFCLQSQDERPLVFRSEKFTVSISASFIDSLKELLSGHSVLVSG, encoded by the coding sequence ATGCCCGAGTTCATCCATCTGCACAATCACAGCCATTACAGTCTGCTGGACGGAGCGGCCACCGTGCCCCAGCTGGTGGACAAGGCGGTTCAACTGGAAATGCCCGCACTGGCGCTGACCGACCATGGCAACCTGTTCGGCACCCTGGATTTTCACAAGACCTGCCGCGCCAAGGGTGTCAAGCCGATCATCGGCTGCGAAGTCTACGTGGCCCACGGCTCGCGACTGGTCAAGCGCAAGGTGCCCGGGCAGCGCAACTACTATCACATGATCCTGCTGGCCAAGGACATGGAAGGCTATCACAACCTGCTGCGTCTGGTCAGCCGGGGCTATCTCGAAGGCTTCTATTCCAAGCCGCGCGTCGATCGTGAGCTGATCAGCGAGTATCACAAGGGGCTGGTCTGCACCTCCTCCTGCCTTGCCGGAGAAGTGAATCAGGCGCTGGTCAACGACGACTGGACGGCCGCGCTGGACACCGCGCGCTTCTACCGCGATCTCTTTGGCGACGATTTCTACCTGGAAGTGCAGAACCACGGAATCCGCGACGAAGACAAGGCCCGCTCCCGTATCCGCGAACTGAGCGATCAGTTGATGATTCCACTGGTGGCCACCAACGACGTGCACTACCTCGAGCCCACCCACGTCAACAGTCATGACATCTATGTGCGTGTGCGCGACCAGGTGCAGCACGATCCGCGCAACCTGCGCTATGGCACCACGGAGTTGTGGTTCAAGAGCCAGCAGCAGATGTACGACCTGATGATCGGCTTCGAGGATGCCTGCAAGATCACGACTGAAATCGCCGACAAGTGCAATGTGGAACTGGACTTCAGCGCACGCCAGTTGCCCGCCTTTCCCATTCCGGCCGACTCACCGGCCCAGACTCTGGACGAGTATTTTGCCCAGGTCTGCCGCGAAGGACTGATCTGGCGCTACGGACCCAATCCGCCCCAGGGGCACCGCGACCGGCTCGAGTTCGAGATTGGCGTGATCAAGGCGATGGGTTTCCCGGGCTACTTCCTGATCGTCAAGGACTTCATCGATTACGCGCGCCAGCATGACATCCGGGTGGGCCCCGGCCGTGGCAGTGCCGCCGGGTCGATGGTGGCCTATGCCACGGGCATCACCAACATCGACCCACTGGAGTTCGGGCTGCTCTTCGAGCGCTTCCTCAACCCCGAACGCGTCTCCATGCCCGATATCGACATCGACTTCGAGGACAAGCACCGCAGCGAAGTCATCGAGTACGTGCGCGACAAGTACGGGCACGATTGCGTGGCCCAGATCGTGACCTTCGGCCGACTGAAGACCAAGGCCGTGATCAAGGACGTGGGCCGCGTGCTGGGGCTGACCTTCGCCGAGACCGATCACATCACCAAGATGATTCCCGAGAAACTGGCCAATGGCGAGGCCATTACCCTCAAGAATTGCCGGATGCAGCTGCCCGAGCTGAACGAATTGCTCGAGACCGACAAGCGCATGGCCCAGGTCTGGCAGCATGCGGAAGTGCTGGAAGGCCTGAACCGGGCCACGGGTGTGCATGCCGCGGGCGTCGTGATCACTCCCGGCGAGCTGGCCCAGTTCGTGCCCCTGCAGAAGGTAAAAGGTCCCAAGGGCCAGGAAGATGTGATCACCACCCAGTGGGACGGGCAGTGGATCGACGAGGTCGGCCTGCTGAAGATGGACTTTCTGGGTCTGCGCACCCTCACCATCATCAAGGACACCCAGCGCCACCTGAAGGCGCGCGGAATCGAGTTCGACATCGAATCCATCCCGCGTGACGATCGCAGGACCTACGAACTTTTCGGGCGCGGTGACACAGTGGGTGTGTTCCAGTTTGAATCCTCGGGCATGCAGGAACATCTCAAGCGCCTGCAACCGGAGCGCCTGGACGACCTGATCGCCATGAACGCGCTCTACCGCCCCGGTCCCATGGACAACATTCCGTCCTACATCGATCGCCGACACGGGCGCGAGCAGATCAGCTACCTGCATCCGATTCTCGAGAAGTATCTGGAGCTGACCTATGGCATCATCGTCTACCAGGAACAGGTGATGCAGATCGGCCAGGCCGTGGGCGGATTCAGCCTGGGGCAGGCCGATGAACTGCGCCGTGCGATGGGCAAGAAGATCGAGGCCAAGATGGAGAAGATGAAAGTCATCTTCTTCGAAGGGGCCAGCGCCCAGGACATCAGCGAGGACATCGCGACGAAGATCTGGGACCTGCTCTTCAAGTTCGCCAACTACGGCTTCAACAAGTCACACAGCGCGGCCTACGCCTGGCTGGCCTACCAGACGGGCTGGCTGAAAGCCAATCATCCGGCGGAATTCATGGCCGCCGTCATGACCAACGACCAGGACGACACCAAGCGCGTCGTGCTCTACATCGAAGAATGCCGCAAGCTGAACATTCGTGTGCTGCCTCCGGACATCAACGAGTCCGAGTCGGAATTCTCGGTGGTGAATGGCGACATCCGTTTCGGGCTGGGCGCGATCAAGAATGTGGGTTCGGCGGCCATCGAGTGCATTCTGGCCGCGCGCCGGGCCGAAGGTCCCTTCAAGTCGGTATTCGACCTGCTCGAGCGGGTGGACACGCGCCTGACCAACCGCAAGGTGCTGGAAAGCCTGATCCAGGCCGGTGCGCTCGACAGCCTGGAAGAACACCGCGCCTCGCTGTTCGCCAATGTGGAAGTGCTGCTGTCCTACGCCCAGGTGCTGCACGAGCAGGAGTCCCGCAACCAGATGAGTCTCTTCGGAGGCGGTGGTGATACGGAAACCGAGCTGCCCAAGCCGCGCCTCTCCGACGTGGCGCCCTGGACCGATCTGGATCGCCTGGCCCGCGAGAAGGAACTGGTGGGCTTTTACATTTCCGGGCACCCGCTGGAGCAGTACCGCGACGACATCCGTTCCTTTTCCACCAGTTCGCTGGACAAGATGCCCACTCTGGCACACAACAGCCCCGTGCGCGCCTGCGGCATGATCACCGAGTGCCGCATCCTGCTGACCAAGCGCGGCAAGCGCATGGCCATGGGCACGCTGGAAGACTTCACCGGCACAATCAAATTCATGGTCTTCGAGGATTCGCTGCCCCGCTGCCAGGCTCTGCTGCAGGCCGATGCGATGGTCACGATGAAGGGCAAGCTCTCGATCCGCGACGAGGACGATGTGGCCCTGCTGGCCGAGGATGTGCTGCCCATCGAGGACATGTGCAGTCTGCTGGGAAACCGTCTCACCATCGGAATCCAGGCCTCCACCTTCAATGAATCGCTCATGGAGCCACTGGAGCGTCTGCTGGAGCAGCACAAGGGCCAGGCGGATGTATACTTCTGTCTGCAGTCCCAGGATGAGCGACCGCTGGTATTCCGCAGCGAAAAATTCACCGTCAGCATTTCCGCCTCCTTCATCGACTCATTGAAGGAGCTGCTCAGCGGCCATTCCGTGCTCGTGTCGGGATGA